From the Candidatus Palauibacter australiensis genome, the window TCTACGACGTCACCGCGGACTCCGGAGCGATTCGCGTGACATTCCGGAACCCCGGGCCGCCTTTTGCTGCCTGGTCCACAACGGATGTTCGGCAGCCTTCCGAGACGGATGTCCGGGGAGCTGCCGGGCCGCCGTCCGTCGTGCCGACGACCGAGCCGCGCATGTCGGTGGTGTACGACAGCGCCTCCATGCTCGACGTCCTGGCCGGGTTCTCCGAGTTTGCCGACATCTCCGTCGTCCCTAACGGGGACGTCGCCTCCGTCGTCGTTCGAGGCATCGATATCCGCGACCAGCCCTGGGACGTGGCGCTCAACGCGATCCTGTCGGCCCAGAACCTCGGCTGGCACCGGACCGAGAGCGGGATCATCGTCGTGGACTGGCTGGAGAACCTCCAGGCGCGGGATCAACTGCTCAGCGAAACGCGCGTGATCCGGGTCAACTACGCACGGGCGGATTCGGTGGCCGAGACGCTCCGACACCTGGCCACGCCCAACCGCGGCCAGGTCGTTTCGTTCTCGGGCAGCAACACCGTCATTGTGACCGACGCACCGTCCGTCGTCGCGCGGATGGATACGATCATCGCGGCGCTGGACCGACGGCTACCGCAGGTCGCGATCGAGGCGAAGATCGTCTTCGTCGATCGGACGGACGTACAGCAACTGGGGATCGTGTACGACCTCAAGGAGCGGAACGGCGGCGTCGTGGAGCAGGGTCTCAATGACCTCATCGCGGTGCCCGACCCCAATGCGCCGCCGCAACTCGTCGATGTGGACGGCGATGGGACCGTCGATCAGGGGTTCGTCCGGCGGACGAACGAAACGCTCGTGAGCCTGGGAGGTTCGGCGGTCGCGGCGTTGGCGAACGCGAACGATCGTCCGATCGGGCCCGCCCTCCAGATTCTGACGGCCGTGGCGTTCGGCGAGTTCTCCCTCTTTTCGTTCCTCGAA encodes:
- a CDS encoding AMIN domain-containing protein, with product MISRIILPFAMAVAAGPAAEMREVRIASAGTDTEITVVVGGPATHRHMMLTNPPRLLLDIRGANLGLAHRRYDRIDRGGVLGMRSTQFRPETVRLVFDLDREVVYDVTADSGAIRVTFRNPGPPFAAWSTTDVRQPSETDVRGAAGPPSVVPTTEPRMSVVYDSASMLDVLAGFSEFADISVVPNGDVASVVVRGIDIRDQPWDVALNAILSAQNLGWHRTESGIIVVDWLENLQARDQLLSETRVIRVNYARADSVAETLRHLATPNRGQVVSFSGSNTVIVTDAPSVVARMDTIIAALDRRLPQVAIEAKIVFVDRTDVQQLGIVYDLKERNGGVVEQGLNDLIAVPDPNAPPQLVDVDGDGTVDQGFVRRTNETLVSLGGSAVAALANANDRPIGPALQILTAVAFGEFSLFSFLEALESHQLSDVQAAPSIQVVDHAHARIQVGERTPIRVLEPGAQTESARVNVDFEDTGIILDVVPHVTNNNQIRLELMAERSGLKLGLSDVGFVFEKQIGETTLLLDDGETAVIGGLTLSEVSRSHSGIPGLMNLPLIGNLFRSTKENEVKQDLIILVTPHIVRRRAEGR